A window of Saccopteryx leptura isolate mSacLep1 chromosome 5, mSacLep1_pri_phased_curated, whole genome shotgun sequence contains these coding sequences:
- the ZGPAT gene encoding zinc finger CCCH-type with G patch domain-containing protein, giving the protein MDEESLQSALRTYGVQLQQVELALGAGLDPAELADLRQLQGDLKELIELTEASLVSVRKSKLLASLDGERPAQDDEEDVAFQPAVAEAADGTVAARAELDTVPEREAGPAPSEPGLEEDEGEDSEDEEELSGRKVNAPYYSAWGTLEYHNAMIVGTEEADDGSAGVRVLYLYPTHKSLKPCPFFLEGKCRFQDSCRFSHGQVVSVDELRPFQDPDLSSLQTGSACLAKQQDGLWYPARITDMDSGYYTVKFDSLLLKEAVLEGDSILPPLRPESTGSSDSDSDDADDSSYARVVEPSAASSGTCSSAFAGWEVHTRGMGSRLLAKMGYEFGKGLGRHSDGRVEPIHTVVLPRGKSLDQCAEILQKRTKGGKAGTSRPAKCRGRGGGPGGRPPPRRSVFDFLNEKLQGQAPGALEAGAAAPGRRSGKELYHASKSAKRALSLRLLQTEGKIEQAQRDIRGIQEALARNTGRHNVTVAQLQERLAGAQQQLGQLRAQEAGLQREQRKADTHKKMTEF; this is encoded by the exons ATGGACGAGGAGAGCCTGCAGAGCGCGCTCCGCACCTACGGCGTGCAGCTGCAGCAGGTGGAGCTGGCCCTGGGCGCCGGCCTGGACCCCGCCGAGTTGGCTGACCTGCGCCAGCTCCAGGGGGACCTGAAGGAGCTGATCGAGCTCACCGAGGCCAGCCTGGTGTCCGTCCGCAAGAGCAAGCTGCTGGCCAGCCTGGATGGGGAGCGCCCGGCGCAGGACGACGAGGAGGACGTGGCTTTCCAGCCGGCCGTTGCTGAGGCCGCGGACGGGACAGTCGCTGCCAGGGCAGAACTGGACACTGTACCCGAAAGGGAAGCCGGGCCAGCACCCAGCGAGCCCGGGCTGGAGGAGGATGAAGGGGAGGACTCCGAGGACGAGGAAGAGCTGAGTGGGAGGAAGGTGAACGCCCCCTACTACAGTGCCTGGGGCACCCTGGAGTATCACAACGCCATGATCGTGGGCACGGAGGAGGCGGACGACGGCTCCGCGGGCGTGCGGGTGCTTTATCTCTACCCCACGCACAAGTCCCTGAAGCCCTGCCCCTTCTTCCTGGAGGGCAAGTGCCGCTTCCAGGACAGTTGCAG GTTCTCCCACGGGCAGGTGGTCTCTGTGGACGAGCTGCGCCCCTTCCAGGACCCAGACCTGAGCTCCCTGCAGACCGGCTCTGCGTGTCTGGCCAAGCAGCAGGATGGGCTGTGGTACCCGGCACGGATCACCG ACATGGACAGCGGCTACTACACAGTCAAGTTTGACTCGCTGCTGCTGAAGGAGGCCGTGTTGGAGGGCGATAGTATCCTGCCTCCACTGCGCCCAGAGTCCACCGGGTCGTCCGACTCAGACAGCGATGACGCGGACGACTCCAGCTATGCCAGAG TGGTGGAACCCAGCGCTGCCAGCTCCGGGACCTGCAGCTCCGCCTTCGCAGGCTGGGAGGTGCACACACGGGGCATGGGCTCCCGGCTCCTCGCCAAGATGGGCTATGAGTTTGGCAAGG GTCTGGGCCGACACTCGGACGGTCGGGTGGAGCCCATCCACACTGTGGTGCTGCCTCGAGGGAAGTCGCTGGACCAGTGTGCAGAGATCCTGCAGAAGAGGACCAAGGGTGGCAAGGCTGGCACCAGCAGGCCCGCAAAGTGCCGGGGCAGAGGGGGTGGGCCTGGAGGCCGCCCGCCCCCGCGGAGGAGCGTGTTTGACTTTCTGAACGAGAAGCTGCAGGGCCAGGCTCCGGGGGCCCTGGAGGCAGGGGCGGCCGCCCCAGGGAGGCGCAGTGGCAAGGAGCTCTACCACGCCAGCAAGAGCGCCAAGAGGGCCCTGAGCCTGCGGCTCCTCCAGACCGAGGGGAAGATTGAGCAGGCCCAGCGGGACATCCGAGGCATCCAGGAGGCCCTCGCCCGCAACACTGGCCG GCACAACGTGACAGTGGCCCAGCTGCAGGAGAGGCTGGCAGGAGCCCAGCAGCAGCTGGGGCAGCTCCGGGCCCAGGAGGCAGGcctgcagagggagcagaggaaggCGGACACCCACAAGAAGATGACCGAGTTCTAG
- the LIME1 gene encoding lck-interacting transmembrane adapter 1, translating to MALAGPGLRRMGLLMPSAPPALWVLGCLTLLLGLWVLCTACHRKRAQRHRAGLQGTVMPTEASLLRRPHLCILSKSDTRLHELHRGPNVRTAPRPASMDLLLPQCLEVSRGTTEPPAAFSHRELPQTSPASAAAQPSMGPEATYSNVGLAAIPRACLAASPVVWTGARLTSSCARPGPEARPAVAEYACIRKIKGTDPGPQGLEKGKVQGTPATQVDILYSRVSKPKRRDPGPPRDQPDPKGRTAILTLGQNRTYEALPLRGLSTDNCPLENVYESIQEMEAPECRQTPSSS from the exons ATGGCCTTG GCAGGTCCAGGGCTTCGCAGGATGGGGCTGCTGATGCCATCGGCCCCTCCTGCCCTCTGGGTCCTAGGGTGCCTcaccctgctcctggggctgtggGTGCTCTGCACAGCCTGCCACAG GAAGCGGGCGCAGAGGCATAGGGCCGGGCTGCAGGGTACTGTGATGCCAACAGAAGCC TCACTGCTGAGAAGACCCCATCTCTGCATCCTCAGCAAGTCGGACACTAGGCTGCACGAGCTGCACAGGGGCCCAAATGTCCGCACAG cccctcggCCTGCCAGCATGGATCTCCTGCTCCCACAATGTCTGGAGGTGTCCAGAGGCACCACTGAGCCCCCAGCTGCCTTCTCACACCGCGAACTGCCTCAGACCTCACCTGCTTCCGCCGCTGCCCAGCCCTCCATGGGCCCCGAGGCCACCTATTCCAACGTGGGGCTGGctgccatccccagggcctgccTGGCAGCCAGCCCTGTGGTATGGACAGGGGCACGGCTGACCAGTAGCTGTGCCAGACCTGGGCCTGAGGCCAGACCAGCGGTGGCTGAGTATGCTTGCATTCGAAAGATCAAGGGAACAGATCCGGGGCCCCAAGGTCTGGAGAAGGGGAAGGTCCAGGGGACCCCAGCCACTCAG GTGGACATCCTGTACTCCAGGGTCAGCAAGCCTAAAAGGAGAGACCCAGGACCTCCCAGAGACCAGCCGGACCCAAAAGGCAGGACAGCGATTCTGACTCTGGGGCAGAACCGGACCTATGAGGCCCTTCCACTCAGGGGCCTGAGCACAGACAACTGTCCCTTAGAAAACGTGTATGAGAGCATCCAGGAGATGGAGGCCCCTGAATGCCGGCAGACCCCCAGCTCTAGCTAA
- the SLC2A4RG gene encoding SLC2A4 regulator has product MEAERPPAPGPGCRHPSPRAAGPEPAAAPVSVLAPPQGPPVGGDLAGLEFAPPQDPEPRAPGTRAGAAAGPPTPSAHIPVPAHRAPQGKARLDEVMAAAALTSLSTSPLLLGPPAAAFSTEPSVEPWSETLVQPPGSYRSSGSGDWGWDPVSEQSSPSTPSPPLTLEAAHFLFGEPAPRKRKSAVQVLFQCLWKRCGKVLSTASGMQRHIRLAHLGRQAEPEQSDGEEDFYYTELDIGLEMLTDGLSSLTPMSPTASPPPPFPHLELPEPPALSSLLHPLDLSPPQVLSSAVPPQVCHSDHSYQGCLAPNRLQPQPSTVRACVPALPSKLGANLRKPRGDAKKCRKVYGMEHRDLWCTACRWKKACQRFLD; this is encoded by the exons ATGGAGGCCGAGCGCCCCCCGGCGCCTGGTCCGGGCTGCAGGCACCCCTCACCCCGAGCTGCCGGCCCAGAACCCGCGGCCGCGCCCGTGTCGGTGCTCGCGCCGCCGCAG GGCCCTCCCGTGGGCGGCGACTTGGCGGGCTTGGAGTTCGCGCCCCCGCAGGATCCAGAGCCACGGGCCCCGGGGACGAGGGCGGGGGCGGCCGCGGGGCCCCCGACGCCATCGGCGCACATTCCGGTGCCAGCGCACAG AGCCCCCCAAGGAAAAGCCCGGCTGGATGAGGTCATGGCTGCAGCAGCCCTCACAAGCCTGTCCACCAGCCCCCTCCTGCTCGGGCCCCCAGCTGCAGCCTTCAGCACAG AGCCCAGCGTGGAGCCCTGGTCTGAAACCCTGGTGCAGCCGCCAGGCAGTTACCGCAGCAGCGGCAGTGGGGATTGGGGATGGGACCCGGTCAGCGAGCAGTCCTCCCCGTCCACCCCATCGCCCCCACTGACCCTGGAGGCAGCCCATTTCCTGTTCGGGGAGCCTGCCCCTCGGAAGAGGAAG AGCGCGGTGCAGGTCCTGTTCCAGTGCCTGTGGAAGCGCTGTGGGAAGGTGCTGAGCACGGCCTCGGGGATGCAGAGACACATCCGCCTGGCGCACCTGGG GCGGCAGGCAGAACCAGAGCAGAGCGATGGCGAGGAGGACTTCTACTACACGGAGCTGGACATTGGTCTGGAGATGCTGACCGATGGTCTGTCCAGCCTGACCCCGATGTCCCCCACAGCCTCCCCGCCGCCCCCTTTCCCCCACCTGGAGCTGCCGGAGCCCCCGGCCCTGTCCAGCCTGCTGCACCCACTGGACTTGTCCCCACCGCAGGTGCTGAGCTCTGCGGTGCCCCCCCAGGTGTGCCACAGTGACCACTCCTACCAG GGTTGCCTGGCACCCAACCGGCTGCAGCCACAGCCCAGCACAGTCAGGGCCTGCGTGCCAGCCCTGCCCTCCAAGCTTGGTGCCAACCTGag GAAGCCCCGAGGTGATGCCAAGAAGTGCCGGAAAGTGTACGGCATGGAGCACCGCGACCTTTGGTGCACGGCCTGCCGCTGGAAGAAGGCTTGTCAGCGCTTCCTGGATTGA